A single region of the Selenomonas sp. oral taxon 920 genome encodes:
- a CDS encoding AAA family ATPase produces MDEKLPGVVQKITLNTNTYQNRSIEPTLINFFFGKNGAGKSTIAQCFKGKREGLFPDVSAYEVLVYNQDFIRENLQEDRSMPGVFSMNAEDIEKQNQIAAKQEELDKLRGQYATQKKTKEGKEKLPASLRGELESRFWSLTVAPRADFPKAVKAKISNRITKATVCDQLLTSITAKEANLDELHRLYDIAFGSDSTTYTELKKPQLLAEDKIDGFDLLDEKIISSSDNEYAKFIKRIGATDWLRRSHDTYAHKADGKCPYCMKKLDDDFEEQFAACFDEHYRQDIQKLQGFISEYEQKTTALITLLQNNKLGAFPQIDFSAYDDKVGALATAIKLNKEHLADKVETPGTVKSIEPLDDKITEIAALIDGFNQDIKSYNEIVKSRATKQTECVTAVWQHMAFLVKSVKTDYTKKIHDNKNEIDALNAELKTLTDKGKALSDEITDLAKEIKGIDSTMLAINKTLSDSGFQGFHLRKKGNKDEDKNRYVIVRDDNSPARGLSEGEKNFIAFLYFYHKVWGRESADAVFKDRIVVIDDPVSSMDSSSLFIVSTIIRELIGICYNNGYPARADAKRFIRQMFILTHNAYFLHGISYDRIKQWECVNFYLVKKTNNISEVLCCTKHNPHSKEPTIPHNYNPVQNSYAALWHEYGEVKSAIALKRVMRHILDYYFLQISGFEGQVLRERIFKDETVFNDADGNRDEELVQSINALLQYVGSDTQGFNAGFDYVEDTEDIQSLKSTFEKVFEIMGQDQHYRMMMETIKA; encoded by the coding sequence ATGGATGAAAAATTACCCGGAGTTGTCCAAAAGATCACCCTAAACACCAATACCTATCAGAATCGGAGCATAGAGCCGACACTTATCAACTTCTTCTTCGGTAAGAACGGTGCGGGGAAATCAACCATTGCTCAGTGCTTCAAGGGAAAAAGAGAAGGACTTTTTCCCGATGTATCTGCCTATGAGGTGTTGGTGTATAATCAAGACTTCATTCGTGAGAATTTGCAGGAAGACAGATCCATGCCGGGTGTATTCAGCATGAATGCCGAGGATATTGAAAAGCAAAACCAAATTGCTGCCAAACAGGAAGAACTCGATAAACTCCGGGGACAATATGCTACCCAAAAGAAAACCAAAGAAGGGAAAGAAAAACTACCTGCTTCTTTACGGGGAGAGTTAGAGAGCCGTTTCTGGAGTCTCACGGTCGCTCCAAGAGCGGATTTTCCAAAGGCTGTCAAAGCAAAGATTTCCAACCGTATTACAAAAGCAACCGTATGTGACCAACTGCTAACGAGCATCACAGCCAAGGAAGCTAATCTCGACGAACTTCATCGTCTTTACGATATTGCTTTCGGAAGCGACTCCACTACCTATACGGAATTAAAAAAGCCCCAGCTGCTCGCTGAGGACAAGATCGACGGCTTTGACTTGCTAGATGAGAAAATTATCAGCAGTTCCGACAACGAATATGCCAAATTCATCAAAAGAATCGGTGCTACCGACTGGCTTAGACGCAGTCATGATACCTATGCCCATAAGGCGGATGGGAAATGCCCATATTGTATGAAGAAGCTCGATGATGATTTTGAAGAGCAATTTGCTGCCTGCTTTGACGAACATTATCGGCAAGATATACAGAAACTTCAAGGCTTCATATCGGAATACGAGCAGAAAACTACGGCACTCATTACCCTGCTGCAAAATAACAAACTCGGTGCGTTTCCTCAAATCGACTTCTCGGCATATGATGATAAAGTTGGTGCGCTGGCAACTGCCATCAAGTTGAATAAGGAACACTTGGCGGATAAGGTCGAAACTCCGGGTACTGTCAAAAGCATAGAACCACTTGATGACAAAATAACTGAGATAGCTGCGTTGATTGATGGATTTAACCAAGACATCAAATCTTACAACGAAATTGTAAAATCCCGTGCAACGAAACAGACTGAATGCGTGACTGCCGTATGGCAGCACATGGCCTTCTTGGTAAAATCTGTCAAGACAGACTACACAAAGAAGATACATGACAATAAAAACGAAATAGACGCTTTGAATGCTGAATTAAAAACCCTTACTGATAAAGGGAAGGCTCTCAGTGACGAAATAACCGACCTTGCCAAGGAGATCAAGGGAATAGATTCCACCATGCTTGCCATAAACAAAACTTTGTCCGACTCGGGCTTCCAAGGCTTCCATCTTAGGAAGAAGGGCAACAAGGATGAGGATAAAAACAGGTATGTCATCGTCCGTGATGACAACTCCCCTGCCCGTGGCTTGAGTGAGGGCGAGAAAAACTTTATTGCCTTTCTGTATTTCTATCACAAGGTATGGGGAAGAGAATCCGCCGATGCCGTTTTCAAAGACAGGATCGTGGTCATCGACGACCCTGTGTCCAGTATGGACAGTAGCTCGCTTTTCATCGTCAGCACTATTATCCGTGAGTTGATCGGCATTTGTTACAACAATGGATATCCGGCAAGAGCGGATGCCAAACGATTTATCAGGCAAATGTTCATTCTGACTCACAACGCCTATTTCCTGCACGGGATTTCCTATGATAGAATAAAGCAATGGGAATGTGTGAATTTCTATCTTGTAAAAAAGACCAATAACATCTCTGAAGTTCTCTGCTGCACCAAGCATAATCCACACTCTAAAGAACCAACCATCCCCCATAATTACAATCCTGTCCAAAACTCCTATGCGGCACTTTGGCATGAATATGGCGAGGTAAAGTCTGCCATTGCCTTAAAACGGGTTATGCGGCACATATTGGACTATTACTTCCTGCAGATCAGCGGGTTCGAGGGGCAAGTTCTCCGCGAACGCATCTTCAAGGACGAAACCGTATTCAACGATGCTGACGGGAACAGAGATGAAGAACTTGTCCAATCCATCAATGCATTATTACAATATGTCGGCTCTGACACACAGGGATTTAATGCAGGATTCGACTACGTGGAAGATACCGAAGATATTCAAAGCCTCAAGTCTACCTTTGAGAAAGTGTTTGAGATTATGGGGCAAGAT